The DNA sequence CCGACACGGTCGTCGCGCTGCTGCCCGAGGTGGAGGGGTCGGACTTCGCCGGCGTGACCGTCGCCCAGCTCCTGTCGCACAGCTCGGGCCTGCAGGCCGAGACCAGCGGGCCGTGGTGGGAGCGCACCGCGGGCGACGACTGGGCGGCGCTGCTCGCCAGCCGGCCGACGCTTCGGTTCCGCCCCGGTGCCCGCTTCCACTACTCCAACGTCGGGTATGCCGTCCTCGGCGAGGTCGCTGCGCGGCTGCGCGGGGTGCCGTGGCACGACGCCGTGCGCACCTCGCTGCTCGAGCCGCTCGGCATGACCCGGACGACCACGCGCCCGCAGGCACCCGCGGCCCCGGGCTGGGGCGTCCACCCGCTCGCGGACCTGCTCCACGTCGAGCCCGAGCACGACGCGGGAGCGATGGCCCCGGCCGGCCAGCTGTGGTCCACAGCGGAGGACCTCTCGCGCTGGGCCGCCTTCCTCGCCGGCCGCACCGAGGGGCTGCTCGACCCCGCGACCCTCGAGGAGATGTGCCTGCCGATCGTGGTCAACGACAGCCCCGGCCAGGCGTGGACCGCCGCGCACGGGCTCGGCTGGCAGGTGTGGAACCTCGAGGGCCGCCGGTATGCCGGCCACGGCGGCTCGATGCCCGGCTTCCTGGCGTCGCTGCGGGTCGACCGCGAGAGCGGCGACGGCTGCGTGCTGTTCGCCAACGCCACCTCCGGGATGTCGCCCGCGCTGTCGCAGGACCTGCTCACCCTGCTCTCCGAGCGGGAGCCGGTCGCGCCGACGCCGTGGTCGGCCGACGCCTCCCAGGTGGACGGCCTCGAGCTGGTGGGCGACTGGTACTGGGGCACGACGGCATACACGCTGCGGCTCGCGGACGACGGGCACCTGGTCCTCGGGGAGCCGGGGGTGCACCGCGGGTCGCGGTTCCGTCCCCTCGGGGCCGGCTGGGTCGGGCTCGACGGGTACCACGAGGGCGAGCCGCTGGTGGCGGTGCGGGACGCGCAGGGCCGGATCGGGCACCTCGACCTGGGCTCGTTCCGGTTCACCCGGACCCCGTACGACCCGGCCGCCGACGTGCCCGGTGACGTGCACCCCGACCGCTGGCACTGAGCTCCCGGTACGGGCGCCACGTGTGGCGCGGGTACATGTCCGGTCCGGTTTGTGTGGATGACCCGGCCATGTCCGACATGGTGGGGCGGCCCTAGGGTTTCGGGAACCGCGACGGGTACCCCCGCCCGTCGCCAGCCCGCACGAGGAGGTGCCGGTGCCGACCGAGGCCACCCATGGCTCCGCGCAGACGCTGCTGGAGACCCGCGGGCTCACCAAGGAGTTCCGCGGCTTCCGGGCTGTCTCCGACGTCAGTCTCGAGGTCGCCGAGGGCACCGTCCACGCGCTCGTCGGTCCCAACGGTGCCGGCAAGACCACCCTGTTCAACCTGCTGACCGGGTTCCTCTCGCCCACGTCGGGGACGATCTCCTTCGGGGGCCAGGACATCACCGGGCTGCAGCCCGAGCAGGTCGCTCACCGCGGCATCGCCCGGTCGTTCCAGATCACCAGCCTCTTCGACCAGATGAGCGCGGTCGACCACGTCGAGCTGGCGCTCGCCTCCCCGACGGGCCTCGGCTACCGGTTCTGGCGCTCCTCGCGGCAGATGCGACAGTTCCGAGACCGCGCGATGGAGCTGCTCGACGAGGTGGGCCTCGCCGACCGGTCGGGCGCAGCGGCCGGCTCACTGGCATACGGCCAGAAGCGTGCCCTCGAGCTCGCCCTGGCGCTCGCGCTGGACCCCAAGCTGCTGCTGCTCGACGAGCCGACGGCCGGGATGGGCCTGGAGGACGTCGACCGCACCATCGCGCTGGTCAAGAAGGTCTCGGCCGGCCGCACGGTCGTCTTCGTCGACCACAACATGCACGTCGTCGGCTCCCTCGCCGACACCGTCACCGTGCTCCAGTCGGGGCAGGTCCTCGCGCAGGGGACCTACGACGCGGTGCGCAACGACGAGCGCGTGATCACCGCCTACCTCGGACAGGCCGGGTGACCCCATGACCGACACCGCCACCCTCGAGCTGTCCGGCCTCTCGGCCTGGTACGGCGAGGCGCGCGTCCTCACCGACGTCGACCTGCAGGTCCGTCCCGGCGAGGTCGTCACGCTGGTGGGCCGCAACGGCGCGGGCAAGACCACGCTGCTGCGCTCGGTGATGGGCCTGCACCGCCAGGTCCAGGGGACCGTCTCGTGGGACGGCAAGGACCTCGGCCGCACGAGCCCCGACCGCCGCGCCAAGGCCGGGATCGGCTGGGTCCCCGACGACCGCGGCATCTACTCGACCCTGTCGGTGGCGGAGAACCTGCGGCTCCCGCCGGTCACCTCCGACGCGGCGTGGAGCCTGGAGCAGGTCTACGAGCAGTTCCCCGTCCTGCACGAGCGGCGCGACTTCCCGGGCACCAAGCTCTCCGGCGGCGAGCAGCAGATGCTGGCCATCGCCCGGGTCCTTCGGATGGGCTCGCGCCTGCTGCTGCTCGACGAGCCCAGCGAGGGCCTCGCGCCGGTCATCGTCCAGCGGATCGGCGAGATCATCCGCCAGATCAAGGAGCAGGGCGTCTCGGTCCTGCTCGTCGAGCAGAACGTGAAGTTCGCGTCCACCGTCGCCGACCGGCACTACCTGCTCGCGCAGGGCCGCGTCGTGGAGTCGCTCGACAACGAGTCCTTCCAGACCCGCACCACCGAGCTGCTCGAGTACCTCGGCATGTAGCACCCGCCACCCGGCATCCCAACGCACCACCTCGAACCCCCGGAGGGGAACATGAAGCGCACCCAGACCCTGGCCGTCGTGGCCACCGCCGTCACCGGCAGCCTCGTGCTCGCCGCCTGCGGCGGAGGAGGCCCGGCCTCGGCCGGCGGCAAGATCAGCGACGGCAAGGTCGTCATCGGCCTGCTCAACGACCAGTCCGGCGTCTACAAGGACCTGTCCGGCCCGAACTCCAAGGTCGCGATCCAGATGGCGATCGACGACTACAAGGCCAAGTACGGCAGCAAGGCCGTCGCCAAGGACATCGAGATCGTCTCGGCCGACCACCAGAACAAGCCCGACATCGCCAACACCAAGGCGCAGGAGATGTACGACCGCGACAAGGCCGACATCATCCTCGACGTGCCCACGTCGTCGGCCGCGCTCGCGGTCGCCACGCAGGCCAAGGCGAAGAAGAAGCTGTTCATCGACATCGGCGCCGGCACCACCGCCCTCACCGGCAAGTCGTGCAACAAGTACACGTTCCACTGGGCGTACGACACCTACATGCTGGCCTCCGGCAACGGTGCCGCCACCGTCCAGTCCGGCGGCAAGAAGTGGTCGATCGTCTACCCCGACTACGCCTTCGGCCAGGACATGACCAAGTCCTACAGTGCGGCCGTCGAGCGCGCCGGCGGCACGGTGCAGCAGAAGATCGCCACGCCGTTCCCCAACGACAACTACGCCACCTTCATCACCAAGGCCGCCGCGTCCAAGCCGGACGTCATCGGCATCATGGCCGCCGGTGGCGACCTGGTGAACTTCATCAAGCAGTTCAACCAGTCCGGCATCGCCAGCACCACCAAGCTGGCCGTCGGCCTCATGTTCATCACCGACATCCACAACCTCGGCGTCGACCAGTTCAACGGCACCACCTTCACCGACGCCTGGTACTGGAACTTCGACCAGCAGAACCGCGCCTGGGCCGACAAGTTCATGGCCAAGACCAAGGTCCGCCCGTCGTTCGCCCACGCCGGCAACTACTCCGCGGCGCTGAACTACCTCGAGGCCGTCCAGGCCGCCGGCACCGACAACAGCGACGCCGTGGTCAAGCAGCTCGAGGGCAAGAAGATCAACGACATGTTCCTGCGCAACGGCGAGGTCCGGGCGGCCGACCACAACGTC is a window from the Phycicoccus sp. M110.8 genome containing:
- a CDS encoding serine hydrolase domain-containing protein — protein: MTPSLDPSTSRQLSLRLAKEQSQQRLPSVAAALVRDGEVVWSGAVGTLDGRSGGEPAGTGTQYRIGSITKTFVAVEVMRLRDEGRLDLSDTVVALLPEVEGSDFAGVTVAQLLSHSSGLQAETSGPWWERTAGDDWAALLASRPTLRFRPGARFHYSNVGYAVLGEVAARLRGVPWHDAVRTSLLEPLGMTRTTTRPQAPAAPGWGVHPLADLLHVEPEHDAGAMAPAGQLWSTAEDLSRWAAFLAGRTEGLLDPATLEEMCLPIVVNDSPGQAWTAAHGLGWQVWNLEGRRYAGHGGSMPGFLASLRVDRESGDGCVLFANATSGMSPALSQDLLTLLSEREPVAPTPWSADASQVDGLELVGDWYWGTTAYTLRLADDGHLVLGEPGVHRGSRFRPLGAGWVGLDGYHEGEPLVAVRDAQGRIGHLDLGSFRFTRTPYDPAADVPGDVHPDRWH
- a CDS encoding ABC transporter ATP-binding protein — encoded protein: MPTEATHGSAQTLLETRGLTKEFRGFRAVSDVSLEVAEGTVHALVGPNGAGKTTLFNLLTGFLSPTSGTISFGGQDITGLQPEQVAHRGIARSFQITSLFDQMSAVDHVELALASPTGLGYRFWRSSRQMRQFRDRAMELLDEVGLADRSGAAAGSLAYGQKRALELALALALDPKLLLLDEPTAGMGLEDVDRTIALVKKVSAGRTVVFVDHNMHVVGSLADTVTVLQSGQVLAQGTYDAVRNDERVITAYLGQAG
- a CDS encoding ABC transporter ATP-binding protein, giving the protein MTDTATLELSGLSAWYGEARVLTDVDLQVRPGEVVTLVGRNGAGKTTLLRSVMGLHRQVQGTVSWDGKDLGRTSPDRRAKAGIGWVPDDRGIYSTLSVAENLRLPPVTSDAAWSLEQVYEQFPVLHERRDFPGTKLSGGEQQMLAIARVLRMGSRLLLLDEPSEGLAPVIVQRIGEIIRQIKEQGVSVLLVEQNVKFASTVADRHYLLAQGRVVESLDNESFQTRTTELLEYLGM
- a CDS encoding ABC transporter substrate-binding protein, coding for MKRTQTLAVVATAVTGSLVLAACGGGGPASAGGKISDGKVVIGLLNDQSGVYKDLSGPNSKVAIQMAIDDYKAKYGSKAVAKDIEIVSADHQNKPDIANTKAQEMYDRDKADIILDVPTSSAALAVATQAKAKKKLFIDIGAGTTALTGKSCNKYTFHWAYDTYMLASGNGAATVQSGGKKWSIVYPDYAFGQDMTKSYSAAVERAGGTVQQKIATPFPNDNYATFITKAAASKPDVIGIMAAGGDLVNFIKQFNQSGIASTTKLAVGLMFITDIHNLGVDQFNGTTFTDAWYWNFDQQNRAWADKFMAKTKVRPSFAHAGNYSAALNYLEAVQAAGTDNSDAVVKQLEGKKINDMFLRNGEVRAADHNVVHDVYQVKVKSKDQVKEEWDLEQVIKTIPASEAYAPPSPDCTM